In Helicoverpa zea isolate HzStark_Cry1AcR chromosome 3, ilHelZeax1.1, whole genome shotgun sequence, the following proteins share a genomic window:
- the LOC124646094 gene encoding uncharacterized protein LOC124646094, translated as MDRCMNCTIALGRSNSIGRKVLEDEAILTVIRQWRASQPVTSENVVCQACWDLAQDVVLGRRAIDAPTQVGHSSVCLRCGRSLLARRFNHLLRNDSARESAIYNVIREWILPQTVDEASRICHSCWILADRAAVHMSTGPSTSSQSNPPPAQSSVGVSVGQLDENHDNILHEPENVSIQPEQNQGNDDVHEPSVELHSPSAPIVEPVQQHPEPTIVLPDYMRAVETERRCFIEGCQRTERYRVPLATRKMLLNEHKYYVPQNNRLCDIHLVIEAWDFLDSLRSNYLQTFTARHIQDMFTLKETPKERFLNFENIDNMDDHVVHTWIGFTKVQFRQLFDEVPQLIEIRNSSSVLAAYLIKLRSGDSNERLATLFKTSKKTLAKWLCQARDILTEHFVPRHLGLEHITREQIKERNLAIPSALFEGDSRPIAIFDGTYCYIEKSSNYLYQKKTYSLHKYRNLTKPFLMVCTDGYIIDVLGPYPATTSDSDIMRHEFLSGNPLQDFFQNGDVFILDRGFRDSLPLLNQCGYRTYVPATLAQGETQLSTLDANKSRAVTICRWVVEIVNGRFKRDFKLFRQCYFNTASRSLIRDFKVAAALINRFHPPITDRIDCGAIINQINLNMNRHNILGDFIVNNQYNRRRADFETITIHNDNLNDFPQLSYDELILVCLGTYQLKQARSYFGEHLRGNDGFIIEVCREVSSSLLRQLSASNTSWLLRGRIQSRHISRKTYFVYILVDSCRRGRDSILSYYCNCIVGRRTVGCCAHVMCIIWYLSWARFQENIVPPAQFLDDILIIIEDE; from the exons ATGGATCGCTGTATGAATTGTACGATTGCGCTTGGTCGCAGTAATTCTATTGGAAGAAAAGTCTTGGAGGATGAGGCGATTTTAACAGTTATTCGTCAGTGGCGTGCATCTCAGCCT GTAACCAGTGAGAACGTTGTATGCCAAGCATGTTGGGACTTGGCCCAAGATGTGGTTCTTGGAAGACGTGCGATTGATGCACCAACCCAAGTTGGCCATTCAAGCGTATGTCTCCGCTGTGGTCGTTCACTCTTAGCCCGGCGGTTCAACCACCTTCTTCGTAATGATTCTGCTCGTGAATCTGCGATATATAATGTGATTAGAGAGTGGATTCTACCACAAACG gtgGACGAGGCAAGTCGTATATGCCATTCCTGTTGGATATTAGCAGACAGAGCTGCTGTTCATATGAGTACAGGTCCTTCGACTTCCTCACAAAGTAACCCACCGCCAGCCCAATCATCAGTTGGTGTTTCTGTTGGACAATTGGATGAAAATCATGACAACATTCTACACGAACCTGAGAATGTTTCCATTCAACCAGAACAAAACCAAGGTAATGATGATGTGCATGAACCCTCAGTGGAACTACATTCACCAAGTGCCCCAATTGTGGAACCAGTACAACAGCACCCTGAACCAACAATTGTATTGCCAGATTATATGCGGGCAGTTGAAACAGAGCGACGGTGCTTCATAGAAGGTTGCCAGAGAACTGAACGATATAGAGTTCCTCTAGCAACGAGAAAAATGTTGCTTAATgagcataaatattatgtaccacAAAATAATCGACTTTGTGATATACATTTAGTAATTGAGGCATGGGACTTCCTTGATAGTTTAAGgagtaattatttacaaacatttactgCAAGACATATCCAAGATATGTTTACACTAAAAGAAACCCCAAAAGAAaggtttttgaattttgaaaatattgataatatgGACGACCATGTTGTGCATACCTGGATCGGGTTTACTAAAGTTCAGTTCCGTCAATTATTTGATGAGGTTCCACAATTGATAGAAATTCGTAATAGTTCTTCAGTTTTAGCAGCCTATCTTATCAAATTAAGAAGTGGGGACTCAAATGAAAGAttagcaacattatttaaaacatctaaGAAAACTTTAGCCAAGTGGCTGTGTCAAGCCCGTGACATATTAACTGAACATTTTGTGCCTCGGCACTTAGGTTTAGAACACATCACTAgagaacaaataaaagaaaggaaCTTAGCCATTCCTAGTGCTTTATTTGAAGGAGATTCTAGGCCCATCGCTATATTTGATGGAACTTACTGTTATATTGAAAAAAGctctaattatttatatcaaaaaaaaacatacagtttGCATAAATATAGGAACTTAACCAAACCTTTTTTAATGGTGTGCACAGATGGTTACATCATTGATGTTTTGGGCCCCTATCCAGCTACCACGTCAGACTCAGATATAATGAGACATGAATTTTTAAGTGGAAACCCACTCCAGGATTTTTTCCAAAATGGTGATGTATTTATACTGGATAGGGGTTTCCGAGATTCATTACCTTTGTTAAACCAATGTGGATATAGGACATACGTGCCTGCTACTTTGGCGCAGGGTGAAACACAGCTGTCAACACTTGACGCAAACAAATCGAGGGCAGTCACCATTTGCCGTTGGGTCGTTGAGATTGTGAACGGTAGGTTTAAAAGAGATTTCAAATTATTCAggcaatgttattttaatacagcctcaagaagtttaataagagaTTTTAAGGTGGCTGCTGCTCTCATAAATAGGTTTCACCCTCCCATAACCGATAGAATAGACTGTGGGGCTATCATTAAtcagattaatttaaatatgaatagacATAACATATTAGgtgattttattgttaacaacCAATATAATAGACGTAGGGCTGATTTTGAAACAATAACTATtcataatgataatttaaatgattttcccCAGTTGTCATATGATGAATTAATTCTTGTATGCTTAGGTACATATCAATTAAAGCAGGCACGGTCCTATTTTGGTGAACATTTGCGGGGAAATGATGGGTTTATAATAGAAGTGTGCAGGGAGGTAAGCAGCAGCCTTCTTCGACAGCTGTCAGCTTCAAATACTTCTTGGTTATTGCGAGGCCGAATACAATCCCGCCATATAAGtcgcaaaacatattttgtttatattttagttgataGCTGTCGAAGAGGACGAGAttcaatattatcatattattgtaattgtattgtagGTAGAAGAACTGTAGGCTGCTGTGCCCATGTAATGTGCATTATATGGTATCTCAGTTGGGCAAGATTCCAAGAAAATATCGTACCCCCTGCACAATTTTTAGATGAcattctaataataattgaagatgaatga